In a single window of the Methylophaga frappieri genome:
- a CDS encoding diguanylate cyclase domain-containing protein, translating to MNESILEVLYKYRRFLLPLGLVMVMDILLLAMNYAITAQLEASSLNINIAGRQRMLSQQINQSLLHIERIQARGEGGDDAVYQDLTNAVSLFDETLRGFLEGGEVTGADGQRSRIEPLQKSAARLLLNDAAQLWMPVQRSLAKVTLEPEAISAVIDNVLTVNRSLLIMMNDLTNHLEVQAKQQTYQLRGLQTIVVMLILMSFSLAIYRLIRREQYFGKLMEKSSDIVLGINAANRRITFISSSVKRLLQHDESYYLGQSFDRLFSPQSQAQVAHLLLLVKRHKPLPYQRCEVQLHRADEELIDAEMLLQVTRSEDGRSTEISADIRDISDRKQLEKALTEQAHTDSLTSLPNRTQFTIRATQILQQARRQGRSVAIMFVDLDNFKAINDDYGHHIGDALLKAVATRLAGSLRAADSVFRFGGDEFVVLLDDVPSQASIRLVGNKIIRALSDIFVIEEQRCQIGASIGVACFPRDGGEVEKLLKMADKAMYQVKQTGKSALAFASTPEL from the coding sequence ATGAACGAGTCGATACTGGAAGTACTCTATAAATACCGTCGGTTTTTATTACCGCTGGGTTTGGTCATGGTCATGGATATTCTGTTGCTGGCCATGAACTATGCGATTACGGCACAGCTTGAAGCATCATCTCTAAATATTAATATTGCCGGACGGCAACGCATGTTATCTCAACAAATCAACCAATCTCTACTGCATATCGAGCGGATACAAGCGCGTGGGGAAGGGGGCGATGATGCTGTTTATCAAGATTTAACAAATGCGGTCAGCTTATTTGATGAAACGCTGCGTGGCTTTTTGGAAGGCGGCGAGGTAACGGGTGCTGATGGTCAACGCAGCCGTATCGAGCCATTACAAAAAAGTGCCGCAAGATTACTTTTAAATGATGCGGCTCAGCTATGGATGCCGGTGCAGCGTTCGCTTGCCAAGGTTACATTGGAGCCAGAAGCAATCTCGGCAGTGATAGACAATGTGCTGACCGTCAATCGATCATTATTAATCATGATGAATGATTTGACCAATCATCTTGAAGTGCAGGCAAAGCAACAAACCTATCAACTGCGCGGCTTACAGACCATTGTCGTGATGCTGATTCTGATGTCATTCAGCTTGGCGATCTATCGGTTGATTCGACGTGAGCAGTATTTTGGCAAACTGATGGAGAAAAGTTCTGACATTGTCCTGGGTATTAATGCGGCGAACAGACGCATCACCTTTATCAGTTCCTCGGTCAAACGATTATTACAACATGATGAGTCCTATTATCTCGGACAAAGTTTTGACCGGCTGTTTAGCCCACAATCACAAGCACAAGTTGCCCATCTGTTGCTGTTAGTAAAACGTCATAAACCGTTGCCCTATCAACGTTGTGAAGTGCAATTGCATCGTGCGGATGAGGAGCTGATCGATGCCGAAATGCTGCTGCAAGTAACGCGAAGTGAGGATGGCCGCTCCACAGAAATCAGTGCGGATATTCGTGATATTTCAGATCGCAAACAGTTGGAAAAAGCGCTTACGGAGCAAGCCCATACTGATAGCTTGACCAGTTTGCCCAATCGGACGCAGTTTACTATCCGTGCGACGCAGATCTTGCAGCAGGCGCGGCGACAAGGGCGATCGGTGGCGATTATGTTTGTTGATCTGGATAATTTTAAGGCCATAAATGATGACTATGGGCACCATATTGGTGATGCCTTGCTCAAAGCCGTGGCAACCAGACTCGCCGGTAGCTTGCGTGCCGCAGACAGTGTTTTCCGTTTTGGCGGAGATGAATTTGTCGTGTTGCTTGATGATGTCCCCTCGCAGGCCAGTATTCGATTGGTTGGCAACAAGATCATCCGTGCCTTATCAGATATTTTTGTGATCGAAGAGCAGCGCTGCCAGATTGGCGCCAGTATTGGGGTTGCTTGTTTCCCAAGGGATGGGGGAGAAGTCGAAAAACTGTTGAAAATGGCTGATAAAGCCATGTATCAAGTCAAACAAACCGGTAAGAGTGCACTGGCGTTTGCCAGTACGCCTGAACTTTAG
- a CDS encoding EAL domain-containing protein: MKANTPNKPLTSQNQNTPLNMAATYRGLQLVSHFQPILSVSHRRPVGFEGLIRSRDSRGHSLSPAVLLNLPQTSEAHLSLDRLCRRLHMHNFARQVQDESWLFLNLNAQSLVEQQPDVGFMQSLFTQTGLPAHRMVIEILESEIHDRVYLRWLIAHFREMGCLIAIDDFGAGHSNFDRIWELEPDIVKIDRSLIQSASHSSRVERILTGIVSLIHEAGSLVVIEGVESEREALIAIAANADMVQGFYFAKPRPDLYPAADYIDAIDDLLAKQRSQRFKASYQHNQDFKKIETLFRQATSHFAISNAFDISCNLLFQERRAVRCYLLDEAGYQMARNIYSPFYQQQLDKRFTPLISGDNANWSHKHYHFRAIENPGQIQVSRPYLSVADSRMCITVSQTVVVDDRLFVFCCDLDWQDD; the protein is encoded by the coding sequence ATGAAAGCTAACACACCAAACAAACCGTTAACCTCACAGAATCAGAATACACCGTTAAATATGGCGGCAACATATCGGGGCTTACAGTTGGTCAGCCACTTCCAGCCGATCTTAAGTGTCTCTCACCGTCGTCCAGTTGGCTTTGAAGGGCTAATCCGAAGCCGAGACAGCCGCGGCCATTCGTTATCGCCGGCGGTGTTATTAAATCTGCCACAAACCAGCGAAGCGCATCTGTCTTTGGACAGGCTTTGCCGGCGCTTGCATATGCACAATTTTGCCAGACAAGTGCAAGATGAAAGCTGGTTATTTTTAAACTTGAATGCACAGTCTCTGGTAGAGCAACAGCCTGATGTCGGCTTTATGCAGTCTTTGTTTACACAAACTGGATTACCGGCACATCGAATGGTCATTGAAATTCTGGAGAGTGAAATCCACGATCGCGTTTATCTCAGGTGGCTAATTGCACACTTCAGAGAAATGGGGTGTCTGATTGCGATTGATGATTTTGGTGCGGGGCATTCCAATTTTGATCGTATTTGGGAGCTGGAGCCGGATATCGTCAAAATAGATCGCAGCCTTATCCAAAGTGCCAGTCACTCGAGTCGAGTGGAGCGGATTTTGACAGGTATCGTTTCCTTGATTCATGAGGCCGGTAGCTTGGTAGTGATAGAGGGCGTTGAATCCGAACGGGAAGCGCTGATTGCGATAGCCGCCAATGCTGATATGGTGCAAGGATTTTATTTTGCTAAACCGAGACCGGATTTGTATCCCGCCGCAGATTATATTGATGCCATCGATGACTTATTAGCCAAACAACGATCTCAGCGTTTTAAAGCTAGCTATCAGCATAATCAGGATTTTAAAAAAATCGAAACCTTGTTTCGTCAGGCGACCAGCCACTTTGCCATAAGTAATGCCTTTGATATCAGCTGTAATCTGCTTTTTCAGGAGCGTCGGGCAGTACGATGCTATCTGCTGGATGAGGCCGGTTACCAAATGGCGCGAAACATTTATTCGCCTTTTTATCAGCAACAGCTGGATAAACGTTTTACGCCTTTGATATCAGGAGATAACGCCAATTGGTCACATAAACACTATCATTTTCGCGCGATAGAAAACCCGGGGCAGATACAGGTGAGCCGCCCTTATTTATCGGTAGCAGATTCGCGCATGTGCATTACGGTATCGCAAACCGTGGTAGTGGATGATCGGTTATTTGTATTTTGTTGTGATTTGGACTGGCAGGATGATTAG
- a CDS encoding SMP-30/gluconolactonase/LRE family protein, with product MNATRKTLSGLLFSAIGMLSANVLADTTDAEKNLHKLNVPEGFNVEIYAEVPNARQMALGQSTGTVFVGTRNKQVYAVVDKDKDRKADQVVTILDDLKVGNGVAMFEGNLYVAEQNRIARYAAPGFDLSLPFADMREVIFEDLPDKGHHGWRYIAFGPDGKLYVTVGAPCNICDVNGYEATIIRMNPDGSDAEIYAEGVRNSVGMDFQPETGALFFTDNNTDMMGDDNPPGELNAASQIGQHFGFPYYAGGDARHKDWADKAVPTDVTFPVAEFQAHTANLGFKFYTGKQFPDTYQGDAIIAQHGSWNRTEPVGYALVRVTFDDNHNVTGQETFIDGWLNDGEAWGRPTDVLQLPDGSLLVSDDYNGVIYRISYGENMEKAVVKTSTSQSKPLTDLVMPESAIAAPNGNIYITEIGEFGKAGDGKVTRLNADGSTQTLADNLNDPKGIDLFNHHLYVADVDQLVKISLDGKTEILARAADFPGKPVFLNDVEIDGKGNIFVSDSGDDDGKHAGIYRVTPEGKVTEVISDKSGIKRPNGLLNNGVNQLLVADFGTGDLFTLNLSSGAIKKVNQGFGGADGLVRDSNGQLYVSDWANGKVWQLSEPKATPLLMRDDFVSAADIALSADGKHLLVPDMKAGEMTFLPLH from the coding sequence ATGAATGCTACTCGTAAAACATTAAGCGGACTGCTCTTTTCCGCTATCGGAATGCTATCTGCAAATGTCTTGGCAGATACCACTGATGCAGAAAAAAACCTGCATAAATTGAACGTGCCAGAGGGCTTTAACGTCGAAATCTATGCAGAAGTCCCCAATGCCAGACAAATGGCATTGGGCCAATCCACCGGCACGGTCTTTGTTGGCACCCGTAATAAACAGGTCTATGCCGTTGTTGATAAAGACAAAGATCGCAAAGCTGATCAAGTGGTCACCATTCTCGATGATCTGAAAGTCGGAAATGGCGTAGCGATGTTTGAGGGCAATCTTTACGTTGCAGAGCAAAACCGAATCGCGCGTTATGCGGCGCCAGGTTTTGATTTGAGCTTACCTTTTGCTGATATGCGCGAAGTGATTTTTGAAGACTTGCCTGATAAAGGTCACCATGGCTGGCGCTATATTGCTTTTGGTCCTGATGGCAAGCTCTATGTGACTGTCGGTGCACCGTGTAATATTTGCGACGTGAATGGCTATGAAGCCACGATTATTCGTATGAATCCAGATGGTTCCGATGCCGAAATTTATGCTGAAGGGGTGCGTAACTCGGTAGGCATGGATTTTCAACCAGAAACCGGAGCGCTGTTCTTTACCGACAATAATACCGACATGATGGGTGATGATAACCCGCCAGGCGAGTTGAATGCCGCTTCACAAATTGGACAGCATTTTGGCTTTCCCTATTACGCTGGCGGTGATGCGCGTCATAAAGATTGGGCAGATAAAGCCGTTCCAACCGACGTGACGTTTCCGGTTGCCGAGTTTCAAGCACATACTGCCAATCTCGGTTTCAAGTTTTATACCGGCAAACAGTTTCCTGATACCTATCAAGGCGATGCCATTATTGCCCAGCATGGCTCCTGGAATCGCACCGAGCCCGTAGGTTATGCTCTGGTCAGAGTCACGTTTGATGACAATCATAACGTCACTGGTCAAGAAACTTTTATTGACGGCTGGCTAAATGACGGCGAGGCATGGGGACGCCCAACAGACGTGTTACAACTTCCAGATGGTTCGTTATTGGTGTCAGACGACTACAATGGTGTGATCTACCGCATCAGCTATGGCGAAAACATGGAAAAAGCGGTGGTCAAAACCAGCACCAGCCAGTCCAAGCCATTAACTGATCTGGTCATGCCAGAATCGGCCATTGCCGCGCCAAATGGTAATATCTATATCACTGAAATCGGCGAGTTTGGCAAAGCTGGTGATGGCAAAGTGACACGGCTAAACGCTGATGGCAGCACGCAAACGTTGGCTGATAACCTCAATGATCCCAAAGGCATCGATTTATTCAACCACCACCTGTATGTTGCCGATGTCGATCAATTGGTCAAAATCAGTTTGGATGGCAAAACTGAGATACTGGCTCGCGCAGCAGATTTTCCGGGTAAACCCGTCTTTTTAAATGATGTTGAAATTGATGGCAAAGGTAATATCTTCGTCTCAGATAGCGGCGATGATGATGGCAAACATGCCGGTATTTATCGTGTTACGCCAGAAGGCAAAGTCACTGAAGTGATTAGCGATAAATCTGGTATCAAGCGGCCAAATGGTTTGCTAAATAACGGCGTCAATCAGTTACTGGTTGCGGACTTTGGTACGGGTGATTTGTTCACACTCAACCTTAGCAGCGGCGCTATCAAAAAAGTGAATCAAGGCTTTGGTGGTGCGGATGGCCTGGTTAGAGACAGTAACGGTCAGCTCTATGTCAGTGACTGGGCGAATGGCAAAGTCTGGCAATTGAGTGAACCCAAAGCCACACCATTACTAATGCGAGATGATTTTGTATCGGCAGCAGATATTGCTTTATCAGCTGATGGCAAACACTTGTTGGTACCCGACATGAAAGCTGGTGAAATGACTTTTTTACCGCTTCATTAA
- a CDS encoding bifunctional protein-serine/threonine kinase/phosphatase gives MVALAVRYGQQSLAGAKAENQDALGCLVPDNPVMLESKGIVCALADGISSSERARQASHAAITGFVEDYFSTPDSWSVKQSGGKVLTAINVWLCGQGQHFRDSSRGWATTFSGLILKSSTAHLFHVGDARIYLLRGQSLEQLTADHRIRISDERAYLGRALGVDYALDIDYKSLPIEAGDCFVLLTDGVHEWLSDAELKHLLSEKADLQELAEHICQQALARGSDDNLSCQLVEVTQVPQPDADEAFARLTALPFPPELYEGVILDGYRVIKTLHASSTSQLYLAIDTDNGNKVVLKTPSVNFEDDPAYLERFQLEEWIGRRIDHAHVVRVIEQQRPRRFLYYVLEYVEGRTLEQWLDDEGSLSLQTVRQILPQIISGLRAFHRLDMLHQDIKPANILMTDDGVLKIIDFGSTKIAGIADIVSPVERQALLGTRHYSAPEYLRGEPGSPQSDQFSLGILVYQLLSNRLPFGEAYAKIRHPQQLNRLQYQSLSEYQGDIPHWVDKAIRRTVAMNPERRYEALSEFEADIKKPNPSYLHEERPPLLERNPLAFWRTFSLLLVLSNLLLLYLWLTVASATSVALDAEQVEMFDNWFVEHRHALASEVGQMTSTAASSGLVKGMPINLSCSQLQMRQPMSLTNAGV, from the coding sequence TTGGTTGCACTTGCTGTCAGATACGGTCAGCAATCACTGGCCGGTGCGAAAGCAGAAAATCAGGATGCGCTGGGTTGTCTGGTACCAGACAACCCGGTCATGCTGGAAAGTAAAGGCATTGTTTGTGCATTAGCTGATGGTATCAGTAGTAGTGAACGTGCCAGGCAGGCCAGCCACGCGGCGATAACCGGTTTTGTTGAAGACTATTTCAGCACACCGGATAGCTGGTCGGTAAAGCAGTCTGGTGGCAAAGTTTTGACCGCAATTAATGTCTGGCTGTGTGGCCAGGGCCAGCATTTTCGCGACAGCAGCCGCGGTTGGGCAACGACGTTTTCCGGGCTTATTCTGAAATCCAGTACTGCGCATCTATTCCACGTTGGCGATGCTCGAATTTACTTGTTGCGAGGCCAGTCTCTGGAGCAACTCACGGCCGATCACCGTATTCGGATTAGTGATGAGCGCGCATATCTGGGACGTGCTTTAGGCGTCGATTATGCGTTGGATATTGACTACAAATCGTTACCAATTGAGGCTGGTGATTGTTTCGTATTGCTGACAGATGGTGTGCATGAATGGTTGAGCGATGCGGAATTAAAGCATTTATTGTCAGAGAAAGCCGATCTACAGGAGTTGGCGGAACATATCTGCCAACAGGCATTAGCGCGAGGCAGCGATGATAATCTCAGCTGTCAGTTGGTTGAAGTCACGCAAGTGCCCCAGCCGGATGCTGATGAAGCGTTTGCCCGCCTTACTGCCTTGCCATTTCCACCAGAATTATATGAAGGTGTGATTCTTGATGGCTACCGTGTCATTAAAACGCTGCATGCCAGTTCCACCAGTCAACTCTATTTGGCGATAGACACGGATAACGGCAATAAAGTAGTGTTGAAAACACCGTCTGTTAACTTTGAAGATGACCCGGCTTATCTGGAGCGCTTTCAACTGGAAGAATGGATTGGCCGACGCATCGATCATGCGCATGTGGTTCGTGTCATTGAGCAGCAACGCCCGCGCCGATTTTTGTATTACGTTCTCGAGTATGTTGAGGGCAGAACACTGGAGCAGTGGCTGGATGATGAGGGCAGCCTGAGTTTACAGACAGTCCGTCAGATATTGCCACAGATTATTTCCGGGTTACGCGCTTTTCATCGGCTGGACATGCTGCATCAGGATATTAAGCCAGCAAATATTTTGATGACGGATGATGGTGTGTTAAAGATAATCGATTTTGGTTCAACAAAAATTGCCGGTATCGCTGATATTGTTTCGCCGGTGGAGCGACAAGCATTGCTTGGTACTAGACACTACTCGGCGCCCGAGTATTTGCGGGGTGAACCAGGCAGTCCACAATCCGATCAGTTTTCTTTGGGGATATTGGTTTATCAGCTTTTGAGCAATCGGTTGCCCTTCGGTGAGGCCTACGCCAAAATCCGCCATCCACAGCAACTAAACCGATTGCAGTATCAGTCACTTAGTGAGTATCAAGGCGATATTCCACATTGGGTGGATAAAGCGATTCGGCGCACTGTGGCAATGAACCCAGAACGGCGTTATGAGGCATTGTCTGAGTTTGAAGCCGATATCAAAAAACCGAACCCGAGTTATCTACATGAAGAGCGGCCACCACTGTTAGAGCGTAACCCGCTGGCCTTTTGGCGGACTTTCAGTCTGCTTCTGGTTTTGAGTAATTTACTGCTGTTGTACTTGTGGCTGACTGTGGCAAGTGCCACCTCAGTAGCGCTGGATGCGGAGCAAGTTGAAATGTTTGATAACTGGTTTGTTGAACACCGTCATGCTCTCGCGTCAGAAGTCGGCCAGATGACATCGACCGCAGCGTCGAGTGGATTAGTTAAAGGGATGCCCATCAACTTAAGCTGTTCGCAGCTGCAGATGCGTCAACCAATGTCGTTGACCAACGCTGGCGTCTAA
- a CDS encoding cysteine hydrolase family protein, with product MTQSTTLREIVGLGHKPANLADAALIMIDCQNTYRQGVMQLTDVEPALVQAQKLLARARDMQVPIIHIQHDAGPGSPYDLETDLGQIADEVAPQPGEIVITKHFPNAFIQTELDERLKTLGIDQIVLAGFMTHMCINSTAHGGFNLGYQVTVVASATATRDLPDASGQIVPAEQVQHAALASTRDLYAAVINSIADLPA from the coding sequence ATGACGCAAAGTACAACATTGAGAGAGATTGTTGGTCTTGGCCATAAGCCGGCGAATCTGGCTGATGCGGCGTTAATCATGATTGACTGTCAAAATACTTATCGTCAGGGGGTGATGCAATTGACAGATGTTGAACCGGCATTGGTACAAGCGCAAAAATTATTGGCACGGGCTCGAGATATGCAAGTGCCGATAATTCATATTCAACATGATGCCGGGCCGGGGTCTCCCTATGATTTGGAAACCGATCTAGGGCAAATTGCCGATGAAGTTGCGCCGCAGCCGGGTGAAATCGTCATTACCAAACATTTCCCCAATGCGTTTATTCAGACGGAATTGGATGAGCGGTTAAAAACATTGGGTATCGATCAAATCGTACTGGCTGGCTTTATGACCCATATGTGTATCAATTCGACCGCGCACGGTGGATTTAATTTGGGTTATCAGGTAACCGTGGTGGCTAGTGCGACGGCGACGCGTGATTTACCTGACGCATCAGGTCAAATTGTTCCTGCCGAACAGGTTCAACATGCCGCTTTGGCATCAACGCGTGATTTGTATGCTGCTGTCATTAACTCGATAGCAGATTTGCCGGCTTAA
- a CDS encoding pyrroloquinoline quinone-dependent dehydrogenase: MFRIKLALMTALLTWSTVSLAKDIEWPIYGGDIYHHRHSPAIQVDPVNVRALRPAWTFDSGISAAFQATPVVVDGVMYLSLPYNHVVALDATNGKQLWRYEHQLVADHQSCCGPANRGVAVADGKVFMGTIDARLIALDADDGSVIWDRDVVGENRGIQEETDGIGEQFGEATGTSGVGINMAPVIYDGKVIIGITGVGYGLHLDAPDADAPLGAVVGIAGEYGRMGFLAAFDMNNGKKVWQFDTIRHKNWQGEFTAVTEDGVNLPRDIATEKATLADHQDAWRYGGGSAWSTPVIDKHTGILHFGTGNPSPQMEGSSRPGDNLYTSSLLAVDASTGAYRWHYQQVPHDNWGYDVASPPVLFNITVNGQPVPAIGQAGKTGWFYVHDRRNGRFLYKSEAFVPQHNMFTLPTQDGNLLYPGVLGGANWSPVALDENKRRVYIAAVHWPVEYKLHERPAADGKPAQKYSSMAPVDAKQSYGLLTAINIDTGKIVWQHQSDNPLIGGVLSTEGGLVFTGEGKGELMAFDADNGEKLWAGKTQAGVNAPPITYQIDGKQYIAVAAGGNKLFGYPTGQKLQVWALP; this comes from the coding sequence ATGTTTCGTATCAAACTTGCGCTAATGACGGCGTTATTAACTTGGTCAACCGTTAGCTTGGCAAAAGATATCGAATGGCCGATTTATGGTGGCGATATTTACCACCATCGGCATAGCCCGGCTATTCAGGTAGATCCGGTTAATGTCCGTGCTTTACGTCCGGCCTGGACCTTCGATAGTGGGATTTCGGCTGCCTTTCAAGCAACCCCCGTGGTGGTTGATGGGGTGATGTATTTATCACTGCCTTACAACCACGTCGTGGCGCTTGATGCGACCAATGGAAAGCAACTTTGGCGATATGAACATCAGCTCGTGGCCGATCATCAATCATGCTGTGGACCAGCAAATCGCGGTGTCGCCGTTGCCGATGGTAAGGTATTTATGGGCACCATAGATGCTCGATTGATCGCGCTGGATGCAGATGATGGCTCGGTTATTTGGGATCGCGATGTCGTTGGCGAAAATCGGGGTATTCAGGAAGAAACAGATGGTATTGGTGAGCAATTTGGTGAAGCTACGGGTACGTCTGGTGTGGGTATCAACATGGCGCCTGTCATTTATGACGGCAAGGTTATTATTGGCATCACCGGGGTTGGCTATGGTTTGCATCTGGATGCGCCCGACGCAGACGCGCCTTTAGGCGCAGTGGTGGGCATTGCTGGCGAATATGGGCGGATGGGTTTTCTAGCTGCCTTTGATATGAATAATGGCAAAAAAGTCTGGCAATTCGACACTATTCGCCATAAAAACTGGCAAGGCGAGTTTACCGCGGTGACCGAAGATGGCGTCAATTTGCCCAGAGATATCGCGACAGAAAAAGCGACTTTGGCAGACCATCAAGATGCCTGGCGTTATGGCGGCGGATCGGCGTGGAGTACGCCGGTTATTGATAAACACACGGGTATCCTGCATTTTGGCACCGGTAACCCTTCACCACAAATGGAAGGCAGTTCTCGACCGGGCGATAATTTGTACACCAGCTCGTTGCTGGCAGTGGATGCCTCGACCGGCGCTTATCGCTGGCATTACCAGCAGGTACCGCATGATAACTGGGGCTATGATGTCGCTAGCCCACCAGTACTATTCAATATTACGGTCAATGGTCAGCCTGTTCCGGCTATTGGGCAGGCGGGTAAAACGGGCTGGTTTTATGTTCACGATCGTCGTAACGGCCGCTTTTTGTACAAAAGTGAAGCATTTGTTCCTCAACACAATATGTTTACGCTACCAACACAAGACGGTAATTTGCTGTATCCCGGCGTATTGGGTGGGGCCAACTGGTCGCCGGTTGCGCTCGATGAAAACAAGCGTCGTGTCTACATTGCCGCGGTGCATTGGCCAGTTGAATACAAGTTACACGAACGCCCTGCGGCAGATGGCAAACCGGCGCAAAAATATTCGTCCATGGCACCGGTGGATGCCAAACAAAGTTACGGGCTACTGACCGCGATTAATATCGATACCGGCAAGATTGTTTGGCAACATCAATCTGACAATCCTTTGATCGGTGGTGTGTTGAGTACCGAAGGTGGTCTGGTATTTACCGGGGAAGGCAAAGGTGAATTAATGGCCTTCGATGCCGATAATGGTGAAAAACTCTGGGCGGGCAAGACGCAAGCTGGCGTTAATGCACCACCCATCACCTATCAAATTGACGGCAAACAATATATTGCTGTCGCTGCCGGTGGCAATAAGTTGTTTGGTTATCCGACAGGGCAGAAATTACAGGTCTGGGCTTTACCCTAA
- a CDS encoding TetR family transcriptional regulator C-terminal domain-containing protein: MIVFLLNTQHSPITRIRHYLEAGLQRIEAGQCKRGCLIGTLGQELSSQNETFRSRLDAVFETWKQQFSRCLQAAIHDGELPDDADIGALAEFLLSGWQGAILRAKMQQNVAPIRAFIHLMFKHVLTNQTARIE, translated from the coding sequence TTGATAGTTTTTTTACTGAATACTCAGCATTCGCCAATAACGCGTATCCGCCATTATCTAGAAGCCGGCTTGCAACGGATCGAGGCGGGTCAGTGCAAACGCGGCTGTCTGATTGGCACACTCGGTCAAGAACTCTCCTCTCAAAATGAAACCTTTCGGTCTCGTTTGGATGCCGTTTTTGAAACCTGGAAACAACAGTTTAGCCGCTGTTTGCAAGCTGCAATTCATGACGGCGAATTACCGGATGATGCCGATATTGGCGCACTCGCGGAGTTTCTGCTGTCTGGCTGGCAAGGCGCTATTTTGCGCGCCAAAATGCAACAAAATGTCGCCCCGATACGGGCTTTCATCCATTTAATGTTCAAACATGTGTTAACTAATCAAACTGCCCGTATTGAATGA
- a CDS encoding group I truncated hemoglobin, protein MRSAIVTLLILALSGCASQPKQRTLYDDLGGAEGIDQIVSHFINQIGHDPVILPYFADSHVSRFREKITEHFCHISDGPCAYTGDNMVDIHVGMDINEHDFNRVVDLLYNALEQSGVPHPAQNRLIARLAPLRSDIIYR, encoded by the coding sequence ATGCGGTCAGCGATTGTTACGTTATTAATTCTGGCGCTTTCCGGCTGTGCTTCGCAACCCAAACAACGCACGCTTTATGATGACTTAGGTGGCGCGGAAGGAATTGACCAAATTGTCAGTCATTTTATCAATCAGATTGGTCACGACCCGGTTATTTTGCCCTATTTTGCCGACAGCCACGTCAGTCGGTTTCGTGAAAAAATTACTGAGCACTTTTGCCATATCAGTGATGGGCCTTGCGCATATACCGGCGACAATATGGTCGATATTCATGTCGGCATGGATATCAATGAGCATGACTTTAATCGGGTCGTAGATTTACTTTATAACGCATTGGAACAATCTGGCGTGCCGCATCCCGCTCAAAACCGGCTAATCGCTCGGTTAGCGCCTTTACGCAGCGATATTATTTATCGATAG